A stretch of the uncultured Trichococcus sp. genome encodes the following:
- a CDS encoding MBL fold metallo-hydrolase yields the protein MEMYAITVGPIQENCYFLIGDHENDTIIFDPGEQAEDIIAAIEENELHPIAIVLTHAHYDHIGALETIREKYDVPVYQNPIEREWLLDPQLNGSASNPNVPDVRLAKEADVFFEEMGPYQIGEFRFEMQHIPGHSPGSTVFIFRENGFAIVGDVIFKGSVGRSDLPGGSHETLIAGIQKYIVPLPGEMVLFPGHGDPTTVREEIYSNPYLNGATR from the coding sequence ATGGAAATGTACGCAATTACAGTCGGTCCGATCCAAGAAAACTGTTATTTTTTGATTGGAGACCATGAAAATGACACGATCATCTTTGACCCAGGTGAGCAAGCGGAGGACATCATCGCAGCTATCGAAGAGAATGAGTTGCATCCGATAGCGATCGTGTTGACCCATGCGCACTACGATCATATCGGAGCCCTCGAAACGATCCGGGAAAAATACGATGTTCCCGTTTACCAAAATCCAATCGAACGCGAGTGGCTGTTGGATCCGCAACTGAATGGATCCGCAAGCAATCCGAACGTTCCCGATGTCCGACTTGCGAAGGAAGCGGATGTCTTCTTTGAGGAGATGGGGCCCTACCAAATCGGCGAGTTCCGTTTTGAGATGCAACATATTCCTGGCCATTCGCCAGGAAGCACCGTCTTCATTTTCCGCGAGAACGGGTTCGCGATCGTTGGGGATGTCATCTTTAAAGGTAGCGTCGGCCGCAGCGATTTGCCGGGCGGCAGCCATGAAACCTTGATCGCAGGCATCCAGAAATACATCGTACCTCTTCCGGGAGAAATGGTTCTGTTCCCTGGACACGGCGATCCTACGACAGTAAGGGAAGAAATCTATTCCAACCCCTATCTGAATGGCGCTACCCGCTGA
- a CDS encoding QueT transporter family protein, with protein sequence MSTRKMVINTIIAALYVALTGIFAFMSFGAIQFRVSEMLNHLVGYHKDYKYGVLAGVFIANLIFSTLGAWDLVFGFGQTLISFLILEKLFKPNDSEMKRMMLTALVFTLTMVFVAIELYIVLDLPFWFSFATAAFGEAVVLVVSAPLMKYLNKIIGFADKMA encoded by the coding sequence TTGAGTACAAGAAAAATGGTGATCAATACAATTATCGCAGCACTTTATGTTGCGTTGACAGGGATTTTTGCTTTTATGTCGTTCGGTGCCATCCAATTCCGTGTTTCAGAAATGCTGAATCATTTGGTGGGTTACCACAAAGATTACAAATACGGTGTGTTGGCGGGAGTTTTTATCGCCAATCTGATTTTTTCAACGTTAGGTGCCTGGGACTTGGTTTTCGGATTTGGCCAGACATTGATCTCTTTCCTTATTCTGGAAAAATTGTTCAAACCCAACGATTCCGAAATGAAACGCATGATGTTGACCGCGCTCGTCTTCACCTTGACGATGGTTTTTGTCGCGATTGAGCTATACATCGTTCTTGATTTGCCTTTCTGGTTCAGCTTTGCGACAGCGGCATTCGGTGAGGCGGTCGTGCTGGTTGTGTCAGCGCCGCTCATGAAATACCTGAACAAGATCATCGGTTTTGCCGATAAAATGGCTTGA
- a CDS encoding L,D-transpeptidase family protein — protein MKKKPIIIGAATILLVAAGYFGAGSYYEDKFLPNTMLDGIDISNDTVAQAKAETTAAIAQAQVEIVENGETILAFTPDDLGISIDNSEKLEAMKAEQNGWDWPFLLFQDKQEETDLSGVSVDETAFGNIVAEMQLENESRMAPVNATVVKGTEGYEIAPETAGDKVDLELLKASMLEAIIAGETEIDLAQAYQQPTLTADDPILMETLQKLDELTNTVIQYTISGQTETVPQTAIVEWLVVDENGEVSVNREGVAAYMQGLSDTYSTYSRTRDFLATDGETVQVPPGTYGWTLAVATETDKLVNYILAGEDVTVTPNFNGTGYHADGTDIGATYVEVDLSSQHMWYYKDGVIVLETDIVSGHPMTPTPTGVFYIWNKEEDAVLEGYNPRTEKDYESPVEYWMPVDWTGIGIHDSSWQPAYGGEYWLTAGSNGCVNTPPGVMAELYGMIGIGVPVVIHS, from the coding sequence GTGAAAAAGAAACCCATCATCATTGGCGCTGCAACAATCTTATTGGTTGCAGCCGGATACTTTGGTGCAGGTAGCTATTATGAAGATAAATTCTTGCCGAACACGATGCTGGATGGCATTGACATATCGAATGATACCGTAGCCCAAGCAAAAGCAGAGACAACTGCAGCAATCGCACAAGCGCAGGTCGAAATCGTTGAAAATGGAGAAACCATCCTTGCGTTCACACCTGATGATCTAGGCATTTCCATCGACAACTCCGAGAAATTGGAAGCGATGAAAGCGGAACAAAATGGCTGGGACTGGCCGTTTTTGCTGTTCCAAGATAAACAGGAAGAGACCGATCTGAGCGGTGTTTCTGTCGACGAAACGGCTTTCGGGAACATCGTGGCGGAAATGCAGTTGGAAAATGAGAGCCGCATGGCACCCGTGAACGCTACCGTCGTCAAAGGAACGGAAGGCTATGAGATTGCGCCTGAAACCGCAGGGGACAAGGTCGATCTGGAATTGTTGAAAGCAAGCATGCTGGAAGCGATCATTGCCGGAGAAACCGAAATCGACCTGGCACAGGCGTATCAACAGCCGACATTGACGGCAGACGATCCAATTTTGATGGAAACGCTGCAGAAATTGGATGAGTTGACGAATACGGTTATCCAATACACGATTTCCGGACAGACGGAGACAGTGCCGCAAACAGCCATCGTCGAATGGTTGGTCGTAGACGAGAACGGTGAAGTGTCGGTCAATCGCGAAGGGGTTGCAGCCTACATGCAGGGACTCAGCGACACCTACAGCACCTATTCCCGTACGCGGGATTTCTTGGCGACGGACGGTGAAACGGTTCAAGTCCCACCTGGTACGTATGGATGGACACTGGCTGTCGCAACCGAAACGGACAAACTGGTCAACTATATTTTGGCGGGTGAAGACGTCACGGTAACGCCGAACTTTAACGGTACCGGCTACCATGCGGACGGCACTGACATCGGCGCTACCTATGTTGAAGTGGATCTTTCCAGCCAACATATGTGGTATTACAAAGATGGCGTCATTGTGCTCGAGACAGACATCGTTTCCGGGCATCCGATGACACCGACGCCGACTGGGGTCTTCTACATCTGGAACAAAGAAGAGGATGCCGTCCTGGAAGGCTACAATCCGAGGACCGAGAAGGATTACGAATCGCCTGTAGAATACTGGATGCCTGTCGATTGGACAGGCATCGGTATCCACGACTCGTCCTGGCAACCTGCTTACGGCGGTGAATATTGGCTTACTGCCGGATCGAACGGGTGTGTCAATACGCCGCCTGGGGTCATGGCTGAATTGTATGGGATGATCGGTATCGGGGTTCCGGTCGTCATCCACAGCTGA
- the alr gene encoding alanine racemase, which produces MVVGKHRPTIATVDLEAISWNIQQIRKGLSPGKKFFAVVKADAYGLGAVPVAKAAKEAGVDGFCVALLDEAMELRENGLSDDFIMVVGPTEAEDAALIADNGISVAVTATEWLEAALPYLQERQTDLPVRVHMAIDTGMGRIGLRTVEEVKAFEARLAELEGFVFEGIFTHFATADGEDPTLVEQQLNLFEDILEALAQRPPIVHLANSAISLWHEAFRTDAVRVGIAMYGYNPSDTVLELPYELKPSVQLDTQISYVKQMHEGDTIAYGARYRAFEGEWIATLPIGYADGWRRDLRHQTVIVDGQRCPIRGVICMDQCMISLPKEYPVGTKVTLLGENGGLVNNPSEMAVTIDTIGYEILTGINARVPRVYK; this is translated from the coding sequence ATGGTAGTAGGAAAGCACCGTCCGACGATAGCAACTGTCGATTTGGAAGCTATTTCGTGGAACATCCAACAAATCAGAAAGGGTCTATCGCCAGGAAAGAAATTTTTCGCGGTCGTCAAAGCCGATGCCTATGGATTGGGAGCCGTACCGGTAGCGAAAGCGGCGAAGGAAGCTGGCGTGGACGGTTTCTGTGTCGCGCTGTTGGATGAGGCCATGGAGCTACGGGAGAATGGGCTGTCCGATGACTTTATCATGGTTGTGGGTCCGACGGAGGCAGAAGATGCTGCACTCATAGCGGATAACGGGATCAGCGTGGCCGTCACGGCAACGGAATGGTTGGAAGCGGCCTTGCCGTATCTGCAGGAACGCCAAACGGATCTGCCGGTCCGCGTTCATATGGCGATCGATACTGGGATGGGCCGCATCGGCCTGCGCACGGTCGAGGAGGTCAAGGCCTTCGAGGCGCGCCTTGCCGAACTGGAGGGCTTTGTTTTTGAAGGCATCTTTACGCACTTCGCAACGGCCGATGGTGAAGATCCGACATTGGTGGAGCAGCAGCTGAATTTGTTTGAGGACATCTTGGAGGCATTGGCCCAACGACCGCCGATTGTGCATCTGGCGAATTCCGCGATTTCGCTTTGGCATGAAGCGTTCCGGACGGATGCGGTCCGTGTCGGAATCGCGATGTATGGCTACAACCCTTCCGACACCGTGTTGGAGTTGCCTTATGAACTGAAGCCATCCGTGCAGTTGGATACGCAGATCAGCTATGTCAAACAGATGCATGAAGGCGACACGATCGCATACGGCGCCCGCTACCGCGCTTTTGAGGGGGAATGGATCGCTACACTTCCGATCGGCTATGCCGACGGATGGAGACGGGATCTTCGCCATCAGACGGTCATCGTCGATGGCCAGCGCTGCCCGATCCGGGGAGTCATCTGCATGGATCAATGCATGATCAGCCTTCCAAAAGAATATCCGGTCGGGACCAAAGTGACGCTCCTGGGGGAAAACGGCGGACTCGTCAATAACCCATCCGAAATGGCCGTAACAATCGATACGATCGGATATGAAATTTTGACGGGAATCAATGCCCGCGTCCCGCGCGTCTACAAATAG
- the cbpA gene encoding cyclic di-AMP binding protein CbpA, protein MLIRSLAIPKRELTIVKESATLRDALDILEESGFRCVPILDETETIFRGNIYKMHIYRHKANGGDMNLPVTHLLKNATKFISIDSSFFKVFFTIKELPYISVLNKDMTFYGILTHNALLNMLAQSWSIDVGSYVLTVIAPGQKGDLYHITKIINRYSSIASCISLDINREDALRRVLVTLPAGTPKQVLDSIVKALERKDFRVTEIENLQVDF, encoded by the coding sequence ATGCTTATCCGCTCACTTGCCATCCCCAAACGAGAGTTGACCATCGTCAAAGAGTCCGCCACGCTTCGGGATGCACTGGATATCCTCGAAGAATCCGGCTTCCGTTGCGTTCCGATTTTGGATGAAACAGAAACCATCTTCCGGGGAAACATCTACAAAATGCATATCTATCGGCATAAAGCCAATGGTGGGGACATGAACCTCCCTGTCACGCATCTGCTGAAGAATGCCACAAAATTCATTTCGATAGACAGTTCATTCTTTAAGGTATTTTTTACCATCAAAGAGTTGCCCTACATTTCCGTTTTGAATAAGGACATGACTTTCTACGGCATCCTGACCCACAACGCCTTGCTGAATATGCTGGCCCAATCATGGAGCATCGATGTCGGAAGCTATGTGCTGACCGTCATCGCTCCCGGTCAAAAAGGCGACCTGTACCACATCACCAAGATCATCAACCGCTACTCCTCCATCGCCAGCTGCATTTCCCTGGACATCAACCGGGAAGACGCCTTGAGAAGGGTATTGGTCACTTTACCCGCCGGTACACCAAAACAGGTGCTGGACTCAATCGTCAAGGCGTTGGAGCGCAAAGATTTCCGCGTGACGGAGATCGAAAACCTGCAAGTCGATTTCTGA
- a CDS encoding O-methyltransferase has translation MALNEMMDRPVVKKELVAFMRDRLKRFPGELGELEKTANEKGVPIIPHETAVFLNMLLGQIKPKQILEIGAAIGFSGSLMAQHVGAEGHVTTIDRFEVMINHAKANFEKLGITDKVTLLEGDAAEVLPTLEGPYDFIFMDSAKSKYYEFLPHCIRLLKKDGMLVIDDVFQGGTILDDEKDVPKRVRKIHRRLNKLMDTVLDHPALETSLVPLGDGLLLIVKKEDFDFGYILDEIEAEKQDRA, from the coding sequence ATGGCATTGAACGAAATGATGGACAGACCCGTCGTAAAGAAAGAACTGGTTGCTTTTATGCGCGACAGACTGAAACGTTTCCCGGGAGAATTGGGGGAACTGGAAAAGACAGCGAATGAAAAAGGCGTACCGATCATCCCGCACGAAACAGCTGTTTTCCTGAACATGCTGTTGGGTCAGATCAAGCCCAAACAGATACTGGAAATCGGAGCGGCCATCGGTTTCTCGGGAAGCTTGATGGCGCAACATGTCGGAGCGGAAGGCCATGTCACGACCATCGATCGTTTTGAGGTCATGATCAACCACGCCAAAGCAAATTTTGAAAAACTGGGCATCACAGACAAAGTGACGCTTTTGGAGGGCGATGCGGCGGAAGTCCTGCCTACTTTGGAAGGACCGTATGATTTCATCTTTATGGACAGCGCAAAATCCAAATATTATGAATTTTTGCCCCACTGCATCCGGCTTCTGAAGAAAGACGGCATGCTGGTCATCGATGATGTTTTCCAAGGCGGAACCATCCTCGATGATGAAAAGGACGTTCCCAAAAGGGTCCGCAAAATCCACCGACGCCTGAACAAGCTGATGGATACCGTGCTGGACCATCCGGCGTTGGAAACATCCCTCGTCCCCCTTGGTGATGGGCTGTTGCTGATCGTGAAGAAAGAAGACTTTGATTTCGGCTACATCCTGGATGAAATCGAAGCGGAAAAACAGGATCGCGCATAG
- the yycF gene encoding response regulator YycF has translation MKKVLVVDDEKPISDIIKFNLTKEGYDVFTAFDGEEALAQFAEVGPDIILLDLMLPKMDGLEVCREIRKTSDVPIIMLTAKDSEIDKVLGLELGADDYVTKPFSNRELVARVKANLRRQASPVAPPPEEDDTNEIKIGSLIIHEDAYIVSKRGVEIELTHREFELLHYLAKHLGQVMTREHLLQTVWGYDYFGDVRTVDVTVRRLREKIEDTPSHPTWLITRRGVGYFLKNPDQE, from the coding sequence ATGAAAAAGGTACTAGTGGTAGACGATGAAAAACCAATTTCAGATATAATCAAGTTTAATCTGACCAAAGAAGGTTATGATGTCTTCACTGCATTTGATGGTGAGGAGGCCTTGGCGCAGTTTGCAGAGGTGGGTCCGGATATCATCCTGCTGGATCTGATGCTGCCAAAAATGGACGGTTTGGAAGTCTGCCGGGAAATCCGCAAGACGAGCGATGTGCCGATCATCATGTTGACGGCAAAAGATTCTGAAATCGACAAGGTGCTTGGACTTGAATTGGGTGCGGATGACTATGTCACGAAACCATTTTCGAACCGAGAATTGGTCGCGCGCGTAAAAGCAAATTTGAGGAGACAAGCCTCTCCAGTCGCACCACCGCCTGAAGAAGACGATACGAATGAAATTAAAATCGGATCCTTGATCATCCACGAAGATGCCTACATCGTGTCGAAGCGCGGGGTAGAAATCGAACTGACCCACCGCGAGTTCGAGTTGCTGCATTATTTGGCGAAACATCTCGGCCAAGTGATGACACGGGAGCATCTGCTGCAGACTGTATGGGGATATGATTATTTCGGCGATGTCCGCACGGTTGATGTGACGGTCCGGAGATTGCGCGAAAAAATCGAAGATACACCAAGCCATCCGACTTGGTTGATCACACGAAGAGGAGTAGGCTACTTCTTAAAGAACCCGGATCAGGAGTAA
- a CDS encoding hemolysin family protein: MNPDPEGQSLLSKIALILTLTLLNAYFASAELAFVSINRSKIEKLAKDGDKKAQKVLRLLENPDDFLATIQVAITFAGFFSSASASSNFVGYIEPLLGNIAGGKTIAMIIITVILSYITLVFGELYPKQIALQMPESIARHTAGPIVVVKTLFKPFVWLLSFSTGILKKLTPIEFTNVEEKLTRDEMKAILAQSRGEGVIDPSEFTMMQGVLSLDTKLARELMVPRTDTLMMDLDDDLEYNIALVLNSQYSRIPVYEEDKDNVIGVLHMKNVLKASKEVGFERISFRELVNAPLFVPSTIYIDDLLVEFRKTHTHMAIIKDEYGGVEGIITLEDLLEEIVGDIEDEYDEIYRLSKKIDDNHYVVNGRMPLDKFNQLFKTAIASEEVDTIAGYMIEELGYFPKDDEHATIQTGEYLLTTTQVESGRIRGIRVTREPVQELVVEDE, encoded by the coding sequence ATGAACCCAGACCCCGAAGGCCAGTCGTTATTATCAAAAATAGCATTGATCCTAACCCTGACTTTACTGAATGCTTATTTTGCTTCAGCTGAATTAGCATTTGTTTCCATCAACCGCTCCAAAATCGAGAAGCTGGCCAAAGACGGCGATAAGAAAGCGCAAAAGGTTTTGCGTCTTTTGGAGAATCCGGATGATTTCTTGGCCACTATCCAAGTTGCCATCACTTTTGCGGGATTCTTCAGCAGTGCATCGGCTTCATCCAATTTCGTCGGCTATATCGAGCCGTTGTTGGGAAACATCGCAGGTGGCAAGACGATAGCGATGATCATCATCACCGTTATCCTTTCCTACATCACGCTCGTTTTTGGCGAGCTGTACCCGAAACAGATCGCCCTACAGATGCCTGAAAGCATTGCGCGTCATACTGCAGGTCCGATCGTTGTCGTCAAGACACTCTTCAAACCGTTTGTTTGGTTGTTGTCCTTTTCGACCGGCATCCTGAAGAAGCTGACGCCGATTGAATTCACGAATGTGGAAGAGAAGCTCACCCGTGATGAAATGAAGGCCATCCTGGCACAGAGCCGAGGCGAAGGGGTCATCGATCCATCCGAGTTCACGATGATGCAGGGGGTACTTTCGTTGGATACGAAGCTTGCCCGCGAATTGATGGTGCCGCGTACCGACACCTTGATGATGGATTTGGATGATGATCTGGAGTACAACATCGCGCTGGTTCTGAACAGTCAATATTCCCGGATTCCGGTCTATGAGGAAGACAAAGACAATGTCATAGGCGTTCTGCATATGAAAAATGTGTTGAAGGCATCAAAGGAAGTCGGTTTCGAGCGGATTTCTTTCCGTGAATTGGTCAATGCGCCTTTGTTCGTCCCTTCCACTATTTATATCGATGATCTCTTGGTTGAATTCCGCAAGACCCACACGCACATGGCCATCATCAAGGATGAATACGGCGGTGTGGAGGGGATCATCACCCTCGAGGACCTTTTGGAGGAAATCGTAGGGGACATTGAGGATGAATATGATGAAATTTACCGCCTTTCGAAAAAAATCGATGACAATCATTACGTCGTCAATGGACGTATGCCGCTGGACAAGTTCAATCAATTGTTCAAGACGGCAATCGCTTCCGAAGAAGTGGACACGATCGCCGGCTACATGATCGAGGAACTCGGCTATTTTCCGAAAGATGATGAGCATGCGACGATTCAGACTGGAGAGTACCTGCTGACGACTACTCAGGTCGAGAGCGGCCGGATCAGGGGCATCCGTGTCACAAGGGAACCGGTCCAAGAATTAGTTGTTGAAGATGAATAA
- the acpS gene encoding holo-ACP synthase: MIYGIGLDVTELDRITSAYERRPGFAERVLTEAELKLFLVLSGSRQMEFLAGRYAAKEAFSKAYGTGIGKLSFQDIEILPGENRKPEITRSPFEGNGFVSITHSGNIIAAQVVLEK, encoded by the coding sequence ATGATTTATGGGATAGGATTGGACGTAACCGAGCTGGACCGCATCACAAGTGCCTATGAGCGGCGGCCAGGTTTTGCGGAAAGGGTTTTGACCGAAGCGGAACTGAAATTGTTCCTGGTTTTGAGTGGGTCACGCCAAATGGAATTTCTGGCAGGACGCTATGCCGCAAAAGAAGCTTTCTCGAAGGCTTACGGAACAGGCATCGGCAAACTGTCTTTCCAAGATATCGAAATTTTGCCGGGAGAGAACCGGAAGCCTGAAATAACCAGATCCCCGTTCGAAGGGAATGGGTTCGTATCCATCACGCATTCGGGGAACATCATCGCCGCGCAAGTGGTACTAGAAAAGTAA
- a CDS encoding DEAD/DEAH box helicase, translating to MKFSELGLNAELLKSIEQMGFEEATPIQEQTIPLALQGLDVIGQAQTGTGKTAAFGLPMLQKIDNNNKVIQGIVIAPTRELAIQTQEELYRLSRDKKVSVQVVYGGADINRQIRALKNRPQIIVGTPGRLLDHIKRKTIRLDHIETLVLDEADEMLNMGFLEDIEAILSETPAERQTLLFSATMPDSIKKIGVKFMHAPEHVKIKASHTAANLIDQYFVKCKDFEKFDTMTRLFDVQNPELAIVFGRTKRRVDELSKGLELRGYRAEGIHGDLTQQKRMSVLNAFKTGDLDILVATDVAARGLDISGVTHVYNYDIPQDPESYVHRIGRTGRAGKEGMSVTFVTPNEMDYLRTIENLTKKPITPLQPPSDEEAFRGQVKTAMDEVETLVKETETDKYKRAAVRLLEEHTAEDLVAAFLKSLSKDATDVPVKITPERPLPSRKGKGGGGYKGKGGGGYKGNRSSSDRRGGGERGGERSFNKNRSSDSKPRSGGKRYDDKRGGGSSASAPKKSSHSFTIRNNND from the coding sequence ATGAAATTTTCAGAATTAGGGTTAAACGCGGAGTTATTGAAATCGATTGAGCAAATGGGATTTGAGGAAGCAACACCGATCCAAGAACAAACAATTCCTTTGGCATTGCAAGGGTTGGACGTTATTGGGCAAGCACAAACCGGTACTGGTAAAACAGCTGCTTTCGGATTGCCTATGCTGCAAAAAATCGACAACAACAACAAAGTTATTCAAGGTATCGTTATTGCACCTACACGTGAGTTGGCTATCCAAACGCAAGAAGAATTGTACCGTTTGAGCCGCGACAAAAAAGTGTCCGTGCAGGTTGTCTACGGTGGAGCTGACATCAACCGTCAAATCCGTGCTTTGAAAAACAGACCGCAAATTATTGTCGGAACGCCTGGTCGTCTTTTGGACCACATCAAACGCAAAACAATCCGTCTGGATCACATCGAAACATTAGTTCTGGATGAAGCAGATGAAATGCTGAACATGGGCTTCTTGGAAGACATCGAAGCAATCTTGAGCGAAACACCGGCTGAACGTCAAACATTGTTGTTCTCAGCTACAATGCCTGACTCAATCAAAAAAATCGGTGTCAAATTCATGCACGCTCCAGAGCATGTCAAAATCAAAGCATCACACACTGCAGCTAACTTAATCGATCAGTATTTCGTTAAATGTAAGGACTTTGAAAAATTCGATACAATGACTCGTTTGTTCGATGTGCAAAATCCTGAATTGGCTATCGTATTCGGCCGTACAAAACGTCGTGTAGACGAATTGTCAAAAGGTTTGGAATTGCGTGGTTACCGTGCAGAAGGAATCCACGGCGACTTGACGCAACAAAAACGTATGAGCGTATTGAACGCATTCAAGACAGGCGATTTGGACATCTTGGTAGCGACTGACGTTGCTGCTCGTGGATTGGATATTTCAGGTGTTACACACGTATACAACTACGATATCCCTCAAGATCCAGAGAGCTATGTTCACCGTATCGGCCGTACAGGTCGTGCCGGTAAAGAAGGTATGTCAGTGACTTTCGTTACACCAAACGAAATGGATTACTTGCGTACAATCGAAAACCTGACCAAAAAACCAATCACTCCATTACAACCACCGAGTGATGAAGAAGCTTTCCGCGGCCAAGTGAAAACAGCCATGGATGAAGTGGAAACATTGGTTAAAGAAACAGAAACAGACAAATACAAACGTGCAGCTGTTCGCTTGCTTGAAGAGCACACTGCTGAAGATTTGGTGGCAGCATTCTTGAAGAGCCTTTCTAAAGATGCTACTGATGTTCCTGTTAAAATCACACCAGAACGTCCATTGCCTTCAAGAAAAGGTAAAGGCGGCGGTGGTTACAAAGGTAAAGGTGGCGGCGGCTACAAAGGTAACCGTAGTTCATCAGACAGACGTGGCGGCGGAGAACGCGGCGGTGAGCGCAGTTTCAACAAAAATCGCTCAAGCGACAGTAAACCACGCTCCGGCGGCAAACGCTATGATGACAAACGTGGTGGCGGCAGCAGTGCCAGCGCACCTAAGAAAAGCAGCCATAGCTTCACTATCCGTAACAACAACGACTAA